In the genome of Vicia villosa cultivar HV-30 ecotype Madison, WI linkage group LG7, Vvil1.0, whole genome shotgun sequence, one region contains:
- the LOC131616814 gene encoding uncharacterized protein LOC131616814, with protein sequence MDFQTSINWFQMNPIGSLPVFQNGFHTIYKTIDIIEHDDDDEDEYNDEESEEDRTRQKRREYQTESVFVGKMVNTKFHQYQVVGRGLPTKTDEHPEIYCMKLWATNEVHAKSKFSKPMRRY encoded by the exons ATG GATTTTCAAACATCAATCAATTGGTTCCAGATGAATCCCATCGGAAGCCTCCCTGTTTTCCAAAACGGGTTTCACACCATTTACAAGACTATTGATATAATTGA GCACGATGACGACGATGAGGACGAATATAATGATGAAGAATCTGAGGAGGATAGGACGAGACAGAAAAGAAG GGAGTATCAAACAGAATCGGTGTTCGTCGGAAAAATGGTTAACACAAAG TTTCACCAATACCAGGTCGTCGGAAGGGGTCTTCCCACCAAAACCGATGAGCACCCGGAGATTTACTGCATGAAGCTTTGGGCTACCAATGAGGTTCATGCCAAATCCAAATTTTCCAAACCGATGAGAAG GTACTGA